The genomic segment CACTACTTCCGTTTGGTTGCTAAAGACACATAGTTAGATCGTCATCATTAGGGGGAAACATGACGTTCTCAATATCTATGGAcgtacttaaaaagcacAGGACAGACATTGTCTCCAATGCCGGGACAGTCGACTCGGTTCTTGACTGTGTCATTGATCGGGTTGCCAGCTAGAATTCTGTCAGAGTTTTTCATACTTGGAGAGTTAGGATCGATGCAGTTCAGATACGTACGTCCATCGTTGTGACCAAACTCAATCACAACCCAGTCCCCAGCCTTGACTTCGTCAATGATCCGCTGGAACCGGCCCTCCCTTGTAAAAGTGCGCGCGCTTCTCCCAGCATACGCAGAGTTATTGACTCGGATCTTTGACGAGTCGAGAGAATAATGCAGGTACTCTCCCCATCCCTGGGTCCCGTTGTGTCCACCGCCCGGTGCCATCGTGCTGTCGCCAGCAAGCCAGAGTACCTGTCGGTCGTCGATATCGGAACGCTCCGTGGGTGCTGCGAGCGCTGAACCAGCTCCCAGCAGGAGGGAAACTGCAGAAAACTTCATGATCGACTTATTCTCGTCCAGACGGAGAGGGCTATATTGGTAGAGACAGGCGCGAGGTCTTTCGAGCTGTCTCCCCAAGCAAGGTCACGAAGGCGTAGCTTCATTTTATTATTCCTCTTCCCATGGCGAGGGTGTCATTGACAGCGGATCTCGGCACCTAGAGCTATCCAGCGTGCCAGGGATGCCATCCTGTCTCCCCGCACCAGACTGAACTGACAAGCCCAAAAGCTGGGCATTTCCCCGCGTGAACCAGGGGTCATTTCGAGGCAAAGGACAAAACGGCGGGACCGCTAAGCTAGATGAATACTGAAAACCCGCTGCTCAATTTGCGCACAAGTGGGAAAGCGATTGAATAGCGTCTGTTGAAGCGCTCCTTATTCGTGGGAAGAAGGTGAGTGGTTTTTGATTCGGGCCAACAGGGGCCGAGTCTACCATTGAGTAGGCTTTCGGTTGACCGTTTGCCGAGTGAACCCGGGCAGATGGATCTTGACTCCGTGGGGAGATGATCGGGTTAAGGGTCCGTCTGATCCGGGGTTAATTAGTTCCGCTGCACCCGGAGCTGCTTAGACTGTTTGTGCTTCATTTGATAAGAGGCGCTTCATACTCATTCATCTAAATGTTTCGTGAGCTCATCTCACTCAGATCTCACACTGAGTGAGATGAGCTCAGAGCGACCACTACTGGTGTAGGATGCAGAGTCTGAACGTGCGATTAATTACCTTGCGAAATACATCGTGATAAATCACTGCCAAACATAAGGACCCAGAGTACATGTATCATAGCCTCCGAGGCAATCCAGAAAATACAAGCTGATGACAAAGTATTGAACTGCTTAGAGTATCGCGGGGTCGGATCCGGTCCTGCTGCTTTGACCTCAATTGAAGCGCCCTCGGATCCATTTGACAGCTTCAGTGTGACGCGGCCCGATCTTGAAAGATGAGCTGCTTGACAGATTGCGACATGCGGAAAGCGGATAGCTATCGAGTTCAGTGCCGTCCGATTGCGAGTCCGACTATCGATTCCAAATGGTTGATTATCGTCTCTTAAGATGGGCTGGAGCATATCGCGATCTCCAGTCCTTACTATTACCACAGGCTTTTTCATGAGGcaatattaccctattagTACCTTGACATCATGCTACCTTCCGAGTGAAAATCTTTATCAACGACGACGTCAAACCCGAATCTTTGGGTCTAGACGCACAAAGTGAAGTCGTACGGGACTGGCCGTCATAGGAAAGACCGAGGATCCTGGAATGGCATTGGTACGATTACCTGTTTGGGCATTGAGCTCGTGCTTTGACTCGGGTGCCCCTCGGACGTGTTCCCGGTGTGGGGGGCAAACATTGACTTTTGCCATGACAGGATTGAAACCCGGCGCATTCGGTTGCGGGGGTCTTTGAGGGTCGCATTTATGCCGGGGGAAGATGCCGGCCGGGGAACCGAACACGAGGTGAATATTTATTTTGAAGTGGGTAATAAACACGAACATGAGATTGAGCCCATGAGCGCACCGAGCCGGACTCGAGTCTGTGACTGAAAATGGTGTAGAATGAGATCATCTAGCATGTTCGGATAGACGAGAAGGCATCGTCCGTTGAGCTTTTTGCTAGAGATGTGGAATAGCTTCTAATCCTCGCACTGCAGAAGAAGCTTAGCTAAAGTGAGTTTACTCAGCCACAATAGGTTAGTTTCCCCAGCCAAGGCCAGTAGTTTTCCACAGTCTAAGGGAGCTGGATGTGATGAGGCATCCAATCATTTCAGATAACGGACGAAACTTGTGTGAGAAGGCATTGAATGACACGTACTCTGCTTGATACATGCAAGTAATGGGAAGCTGATGTGGGCTGAGCTGAGCCTGCATATGCTCTGCTATGCCTCGGGAATACCACTAGCGCACATGCCATACATGACAATAGGAAGAGAGCCGTGGCAGGAGGCAATGCAGTATTCGTAAAATCAGATGCTTGGAAAGAGTCAAGTCAGATCTGGGAATCTGCACTGATGCAAGGTGCTGCAGATTGCCgaataagaaaggagggTCGCCCAGACAAAGCCGACAGGGGCAGGGCAGAGACACTGGAGACACTGACACTTGACACGGCGACTCCCGCGGTCTGTTCACTGTTTCTATTCACAGAATTGACGTATGAAAGAGGACGTTGTTAAGATCTTTAAGTGGTGAATATTCCCCGCCCCTCCCCTACCTCTGCACGAATTCCGAAGAAAAACGAACCAGTGACATACTGTTAAGTCTCGTGACGTCACGTACCCGTGATCCACAATTCAACTGGAGCACCGGTGACCGAACACGATCGTGGGGACCTTCCAGAAACGCAACATCTTTTTGACCTCAGCTAGAAGCCGCGACCACTTGGCTCCTGCCTCCGTACGGAAATAATTCACATCGTCAACTTGGATTGTCGACCAAATATCTTCAACAATTCTTCCGTTGCTGCTTCAACTCACCACATTATCGACATCTTCAGGAGCACACAAGAGTCGGAGGAAGCTCCAGCGATAGACAGCCCTGGGCATATCGCCATTGTGAATTCCCGTCATGGCGACCCAACAGCCCTCAGGCCTCACTGCCGAGCAGATCAAGGCTCTGTTCAATATCCTCACCCATTTCGAGACCTACCACGAGATCGAAGACTTCAAGAAGCCAGAGACCATTTCCGACTATGGCTACCCTTTTGCGCAGAGCTCCAAGCCCAGCAAGGCCGTTACCTATGCTCCAGAGTCCTCGGCACCCCTCCTACAGTCTCTCTTCACCAGATTTATCCTGAAGCTACCGGGCGTCTCCTCCTTTGTTCCCGAGTTTTGGAACGTCCGAGTTCAGGGAATCCTTAAGAACTTTGCCGAGGCCGAGCTGTCCGAGAGCTACGAGAAGGGCGCGCTGGGTACTAGAAAGACCCTGGCGACCGCCTCATCCACTGTCATCGAGACAGTCGCGCGTGGCATGATTGGTGGCGGACCCTATAGCGACCCCTCGACGCGGCTTGAGCAGTACGATCTGAACAGAGCGGAAGACCTGGCGCAGGCCTGGGATGATGCTATGCATGACCTCGTTTACGGGGACCTCTGCGACAGCTTACTTGACCACCTTGCCGAGACGGACGACTTCGAATCACACTCTCCAATGACCCAGGCGGCGAACGAGTACATCATTTTCCAGTGAGTATTGCTCTGTGCGAAGGCGACTTGGAGAAGTTAGAGTGACTAACACGGACTTACAGCTTGGCTGGACTTGCCCACCAAGTGCTGGTTGTCTCACCTGAGGGCCAGTACCTCGTCAAGCTTATGGAGCAAGTTCACAAGATGGTGCCATACAACATGGTACGGCAGACACTCAAGGTCGGTAATGCTGCGACAATGATCGCTGGCATGATGAAAATCTTTCTGGCCAAACTCAGTGTCGGTTCGGTTTCGAACTGGTTTGGCATAACAAAGGATGCTGCAGATGGCATGAATCTTATGCAGAGGTTCGAATTCCTTGAGCTGAGGCCCTCCTACCTAGATAAACATTAAGACTAACAAAGCTGCAGGATCATCTCCGTCATCCTCGGCTGGGACTGCGCAGATTTCAAGAAGACGATCGACAGAATCGCCAAAGACAAGAACAGGCCAAGTAAAGGCGCTCTAGATGCCATCAAGGCTCACACTCAATCCCCTCCGACCGAACGCGAAGTGATCCGAGCCATGAGCGCGCAACAAGACAAGTCCATCATCGCCGTCATCCTCGAGACCGCAAACCCCATCCTACTTTCCGACCTCAGCGAGGACGAGCACACAATGTGCTTAGAATACTACGCAGCACTACTGGCTATGCGCGATCGGGAGGAAATCATCAGCATTCTTTGCAGGCAGAGCCCGGACTACCTCACCCAGGCAGTCCGCGAGGCAGTAGCCGGGATGGATCCCATTATCCGCGCCGTACACAACAAGGTCGACCTCTCAGACCATGTCAGGGACTACCACATGTTCCTCGACCAGCTGATCGCCTGCAGCAAACCAAGGAAGGGGAAGAACAAGGATGATACGGAGACTATGCCCACGGTGGAGGACTACGTCAAGCTGTGCAAGGACAATAAGCATCTCTTGTACAAGTGGCTGCACGCTGTGGGCGGCAAATGCCCAGAAGTCATGGATCAGTTCAGGGAGTGGGCAAAGAACTCCCTGGTTGCATTCCATAAGACTAAGAATGGCGGCGCGAGCATCGAGGAGCAGCTGGGTGACATGTTCAACCAGGTTCCCGATAACAGCAGAGCGGCCCTCCTTCCCATCATCGACGCTCACGCTGCATACCTACGGGACCTAGAAAAACTGTCCTTGACTCGCATGCAGACTATCATCGAGGGCAACTCGACGAGTATGGCTGGCCCGGGTGTCTATTTGGTACGGTGGCAGAACCTGATGGATGACACCCTCATTACGCCTGTGAGGCCCGTCGGTCCGGTGCGGTTGGGCAAAGACGTCAAGGGGCTGGCGCCGACACAAGGCAAGCGGGGTTCTGCTTCAAGTGATGCTGGCGAGATCATTGCGGCCGTCCGCGACATGAATCTGTCTTCCTTACCCGAAGCGCCAGATGTGCAGGCGGTTATCCAGGCGCTGGGGCCTAGGTTCAAGCAGATGCTCACCATAGCATCCAGAGCCAATGGTCCTCCGACGAACGGCACGGCCAACGGACATGCTTCGCCTATTTGAAGTTGGATGGACTGTCGACCAGTATTATGACATGTTTCCTAGGATTTCTTTTTCGGGCTTTGGGGGTGGATTAGCATGGTATCACATGGTGACTACTACAAACGACTTGCATGAGAACATGGATCGATGGCTTCTAGGGATTGGCCTGGCGTTTGGAAGGAATGAGGATTGGTTTGGCCTTGGACAAAGGCTGCATCGAAAGACAGGCGGGATACCTGCTGTAGAGCCGAGCATAGACATTGATCAGAGATGTCGTAAAGTAAACCGCGTATCGCAGTGCTCCGTGAGATTTGCCGGACTGGGAAGTACGTTCAACAGATCAAGAGCTTTGGCATATGCGGTCGAAGCTTATCCCAGTGCTTAATGAAGGTGTGAACAAGTGCCCGCATCTCGGCATTAGTCGAACTTCAATTTGTCCATAGGTCTGGGACTGCGTCATTATGCCGGTCTCTGGGATGGCCTCTCTTCCCACCTATGTTTCTCCTCGCACTTGCCGTGCACCCACACATAGTTGACAACGTACAGGCAGATCATCTTGGCAAGTACGTTGCGGCAATCAACGGCGAGCAAATGTCAGCAAACAAGCATCCCGTCATCCCCAAGGCGCAGCGGCAAAAGTTTGCCGCCAGGCCATACCAAGTCAGGTAGCTCGTCGAGATCATCTTGCGTAGCTAACCGATTTCGCCCCAAGCTCATCCCTGTCTAGCGCCGAAGGGACAGAGCACGAGGGGATGTTTAGACGAATGATGCGCCGTCAGCTCGCTTCAAATATCCCTCACTCATTTCGCTTTCGTCAAAAGTTGCCCTAGTGTAGGTTACCTCCCTGGTCGGGCCCGACTGGACTTTCCCTCCCTTTGAAGCTTACCCGCCTCAACTTTCCCTGCCTTATTATCCCACATCCTCGTCTTAATTCTTTTTGATATTCCAGGACAACTCTCATAGTTCAGAACACTCAACGCAGCATCGGACGCTCGCGGAGATAGTTCATACCTCCAGTTCATCAAGATACTTCATCTCATAATGTCTACAACCACTACCACAACCCACCGTGCCCCAAGCACAGGCATCGACCTCGCCAACCTCTCCCCCAGCAACGACCCAGAATCCcgctccttctcctcctccgagATCAACGACCCCTACAACCTTGGCACACACATCAAGTCCGACGCCGACATAGTCCAACTAAAATCTGCATACAACACAGACAAGCCTCGAAACAATAGCAACACCACGCGAAGACGCTTCATCCACCATAGCTTCACCCGCGGCGGCGCCAAAGACGCAAAGCTGCAAGATTTTTATCGCGCCCAAAACGACAAGATCCGCTCCTATCTCAAGAGCGTAGACGACCACGAGCGCGAGGCAAAGGAGACGCAGGGTGATAATAACCTCAAGTATCAGATCGCTGTGAAGGGTAGCTTGGCGGCCAATGTCGTTCTCTCGGCGCTGCAGCTTTATGCTGCGATAACATCTGGCTCGCTGTCACTCTTCACCACCATGGCTGACTCTGTCTTTGATCCGCTGTCGGGAGTCCTGTTGCTGCTTTCTCATCGCGCGGTGAAGAAGGTTGATACGCAAAAGTACCCCTCTGGCAAATCTCGCATCTCTACGGCGGGAAATATCGTCTTCTCGTTCATCATGTTCTCCGTCTCGCTGGTGTTGATTGTCATGTCGGCGCGGGACTTGGCTGCTGGATCTGAGGAGGAGACGAACGAGTTCCACTTCACTTCCGTCATCGCCGTCGCAATTGCATTTGGCACGAAGTTTTGTCTGTGGCTGTACTGCTGGTCCATCAAGGATATTTACTCCCAGGTCGAGATTCTGTGGCGCGACCACCGTAACGATCTCTTCATCAACGGATTCGGTATCTTTACCTTTTCGGCTGGAAGCAAGATCAAGTGGTGGATCGATCCTATGGGCGCCATTCTGTTGTCTTTTTTGATTGCGGGATTGTGGTTGAGGACTGCGTATGAGGAGTTTCAGTTGTTGATTGGGGTGTCTGCTGAGCCCGAGTTCTTGCAGCTCATTACTTACATCGGTAAGTTGATCTCAACTTCTAGTCAATGAGATTTGAGAATGAGAACTGACAGAATGTTAGCTATGACTCATTCGCCCGAGGTCAAGCAGATTGACACCGTTCGCGCGTATCACAGCGGCCCGCGATACATCGTTGAGATTGACGTCGTCATGGACCGTCATGAAAGGCTCGAAATCGCACATGATGTGGCCGAGGCTCTCCAAATCAAGATTGAGAAGTTGCCCGGAGTAGAGAGAGCATTTGTTCACGTTGACTATGAGACGGATCATAAACCTGTAAGTCTTTTTGGCCCTTCTTCGTTGTTGTTGACTCAATCAACGCAGGCTTCAGGCGATATCACTGTCCTAGGCTGTCACGGTTCTTAATTGCTGACGATGAAAACAACAGGAACACGACTTGAAGAAGGATCTGTGACAGCTTGCTACATAGTACTTCTATTGCCTTTAGAAGCCCCGCTACTGTGCACGTACAAGTTGGGATTCCCATGTTTGATGAATCTGGACTTGTACACAGTACTAAACAATACCAATTCAACTGAGATATCCCAACGAATAGGAATTCTGAATAAGCCATTCATATGAATGCTCTAAACTTTTCGAATAAAGATGATATACTGCCTAATTACATCTACGTTTATTCTAGTACTTGAAATACGTACAATGAGGGAAAGACCATGGATTTCGGTCTCGCTAGCAGAATCAGCGTAGAACTGGATTGTTGTAACCCGAGCTCAATCAACTATGTTTACCAACTTTATTCTATACTTTAGCTACTCATTACTCAGTTGTACCAGATCGTACGCTGGTATCATCGACACATATCCAGCTGTCCGAGCTGGCAGAAGATTGATGAGCAAAGGCCACCCGCCGTCCAGTGATGCCGTTGGAAGCCTCTCCTCGTTTCGGAGATCCTTGTCGGAATGATGGTAAAGGTGGCCTCCAGTAAGGATCATCTGACCGGCTTTCGCCGGCTCTGGAAGCGAACTTTTCCAGTTCCATTACCAGCCTTTCGCAGCTGATTCTGTTGTCTCTCTCGCACACGAGGACCTTATGCCCTAGTAGGTCTAGAAAGTCTGTGAGGAAGTTTGGTTCCTCGGTCTTTAATTCTTGATAGAGTTCATCAAGCCACTATGTTGATCCCGGTCAGCGGGCCTTGAGAAAGTAGTTACCTTGACACTGTCGATTCTAGATGAGCAATAGAGAAATCAGAACTTACATTGTCCACGGCAAGTTTCAGAGAAGTTCGAACCGCTCCAGGAACTCCGCCATCATTATAAGTTGCCACAAAGAACTTGTCTTCTGCCCATCGGAACCGCTCCTTAGAGTCGTCCCAATCTCTTTCCATAGCACGGGCTTGTCCAAATTCCCCTACAGCCAAGTGCCCACGAACAACCCAAGTCAAGAACTCAGAGAAGACGCAGCCCAGGCCCCACACATCAGCCTTCCTGGAGTACACTTCCCCAAGCTGCACAAGCTCGGGCGCTTCATAGGTAGGTGCAGGCTGTCGAGCATCGGAACCATGATTGAACGACCGCGTTCGCGATGTGAGCCTATGAAACTCTGTGAGGCCAAAGTCGGCAATCTTCAACGTGCCGATACCCAGTGGTTTGTCCAGGTGATTAAACAACAGAATGTTCTCGGGCTTGATATCGCCGTGGATTCCGTAGATGTCTCTGTCAGTGTCTTCATTTTCGTGTATTCGGTTTGCTCGTTTGAGTGCTTTCACACGAACCTCGTGGATGCTTTGTAGAGCCGCTACTAGCGCATGGCATTGCTCGGCCACCCAACGCAggagtatattagtattagtatccctattatagggtatttagttcgaaccgtagttaataaagagattaattaaactatataaatatctacgtaataagtataaaaaggaggttctaaccgtaggttaaactagttacgataatcctaaatagggccttctaattagcccttacgtagttagctatatattataattaaattaaacttctaatttaatactaactttctcttttttttattaatttacttattatagttagaggtataatttaactttaagtccgtttattaagtcgtttctttttatttcttttttttattctttttatataacctatctttttatttatatattaacttttctattacttacgaattattctaaccccttattaagggttatttttataaaagcgtcggcGAGGTtattgttattattaatctaataaaacttaagtattttatactttttatataattacttaagggctataaaattaattataagcctctttttttttattatccctaatttaataaagtattcgtataataaataagaatccgTATAAATAACCATTaagattagtaaaaagctaagtcgattagtaatcttccttagcgttattaaaattatataaaaaaggttaacgctattaactatgctatagatttttaatactaatatacttctcgttacccgcttatttttaattaataaataataaattatattactatatataataaattcgctcttacttatactcttattaactaagataataatataccctaattacgaagtaaggtcgttattatttataaataatctattaataaagacgtagaatttattaattataaggttaattaggtaataaacgaggcctcgattaagatttagttattattacttaagctacttattaagtaccttaacgtctcgtttagttagatttataatttatattaccttaatataattaaacgttactttaagttaataaatacttataatattataagagattaggctataagcacttaactagcgaggctataatataagtataagtatattataaaactaaagcttatagagtcctttataagggctctgctttttaaaaagttcttttataatacgatccgtatactagttactaagttattagcgtttTATTACCGGCTATatcccgaatttattataattactccccccttacgtaactttaatccctaaagttattacgtaatatctttttttaatattaataataaagctattaacgtcgttattcgtaataaattccgtaaggcgttaataatatccttttttatttaagaataaggcATTACTCCTAtctccttatttaataaatattttattattattatttagtaatagcgcgccgactagttactaagttagtaatatatatttataataaagtattctaactattataatatataaaagcccgcttaacctcgcggttattattattaccaagctattaagtataataaaagattttccCCCCGTTATTagttacgtatttactttttcttccctctttttatttagtaaccgttctgcgaattcttttttatataactatacttctttttttacaatattctaattccgtattattttttaattacgactcTCTCGCTATACTATTGCTAAGTATTTACCAAAATATCTATtattttacgtatttaaaatatacttaatatagagtataattttaaaaagagcttctATAGTCTCCGCAgtagtactctttatatacgctacttagctagcctatattataatattaacgagctcgtttatattactaatacttatattattaagtatattatttattaaattaataagaagaagtgttctattataagtcgttaagtctttactaattcgttactaaaatattagctaataatatcttttaagttcttaaagagctatatagcgccgcttagtttatttagaatactcttataaagttccgtaatactaaggagtaAGGtaaccttaacttttataaacgtagCTACGTTctctatatttttagttatattattagtatataaaaaaaagtcgctatttatattactaacccgttagtaagtaataaggtaaagaaagtttactttaaataagctactttttaagagcttattattaactacgaatatctaaacttattaatctcgattataataagtcgttaataattatt from the Colletotrichum lupini chromosome 3, complete sequence genome contains:
- a CDS encoding cation diffusion facilitator 1; amino-acid sequence: MFLLALAVHPHIVDNVQADHLGKYVAAINGEQMSANKHPVIPKAQRQKFAARPYQFRTLNAASDARGDSSYLQFIKILHLIMSTTTTTTHRAPSTGIDLANLSPSNDPESRSFSSSEINDPYNLGTHIKSDADIVQLKSAYNTDKPRNNSNTTRRRFIHHSFTRGGAKDAKLQDFYRAQNDKIRSYLKSVDDHEREAKETQGDNNLKYQIAVKGSLAANVVLSALQLYAAITSGSLSLFTTMADSVFDPLSGVLLLLSHRAVKKVDTQKYPSGKSRISTAGNIVFSFIMFSVSLVLIVMSARDLAAGSEEETNEFHFTSVIAVAIAFGTKFCLWLYCWSIKDIYSQVEILWRDHRNDLFINGFGIFTFSAGSKIKWWIDPMGAILLSFLIAGLWLRTAYEEFQLLIGVSAEPEFLQLITYIAMTHSPEVKQIDTVRAYHSGPRYIVEIDVVMDRHERLEIAHDVAEALQIKIEKLPGVERAFVHVDYETDHKPEHDLKKDL